CTAGTACTTGATATTTTTATAAATCATCTGATACATATAAATAACTTCTTCAAATCTTATTGTCGCCACTCGCCAATATGGTAGCACTTTTGGTCATTTACTCGTTTATAAGTGTGAGCTTGACATGTAGAATTCACATGTCTAATAATGGTACGTGATTCAAGTGATAATAAAAAATCAAATATTAAGAAGTTATATATATCTTATTTACATAAAAATCTGAAATGTTGTCTGTAGATTTAACATATCAACAACCATGTGGTCCTACGTCGTACTTGTATATAAATCTTTCCTATTTTGAAATATTAGTGACCAAAGATTTCAAATGGTTGATTGCATATTTGCTCATAACAAATTTGTTTACTATTTGCTTTCCAAAaaaacttatttgcttattttggAACACTTTTTTTATGATTTGGAGGAAGTATACCTCACATGTTTCCTGttcttttttgaaataaatttcCCCTACTCTCCTTGCCGTAGGTTTTTGGTACTTTTCCCTTCCCTTTGCTTCTTCTAGCACGTTCTCCTTTCCCCCGACTTCCACCTTCCAAGAAAGCAAGAACAGGGGACAAAAGCGAGTGAAGCAATCAACGAATCAGCGCCATCCAGGCTCCAATCCAATCCGGTTGCTTCGTCTCCAACGCTACCTCACGGGGCGCGGCAACCGCCAGAACCTCCCCTCCTCCGCAACCGGCCGCCAGGCGCAGGTAACGGTACCAAAGTGCCATTCTCGTCCCTTCCTCCCGCCCTCACGCTTCTCCGCTTGTCCGGCGCAACTGTTTGGGCGCTTTAGGGTTTCGTCTGATTCGGCGTTCCTGAGGATCAGGAGGAGCGCCCGTTCTTGGCGCCCCCGGTGAATTCCGTTGTGGGTTTCGCTTACTGGTTGGTGATTCTGTTAATCCTTTGGGTAGTGGAATGCATGAGAAAGATGTTTGGTTTCTTCTTCGGGCTATTTCGTTCGATCTCGGTCGTCGTTCATTAAGTTATAGTTCTTCATAGCTTCCGGTCCATGTCGAATGCGCCGGAGGTCTGATATTGATTGCTAATGTTTTTTGTTGGATGTAATAGTAGGTCTGCTGTTATTGTTTTGGGTTATTTGCAATGGTTCCTTTGTAAAAACCCATGTACCATTTACAAACAATATATATCTGCGGCATGTATTGGTGGATGATAAGAGGATGCATATCCGGTGAAAATCAGCTGATTATTGCAAGTTTGTGAAATTAGGTGAAAGGGTGCATACCTGGAATAGAACATTTTCATCGGATATTGTGCCTGAAACATGTTTTTTTAGGGGAATGCCTGAAACATGTTCCCTTCTTTGTTTTGTTGTACTCTTACAAATGCCCGATTTCACTTGTTACACTCAATGATCATGCTGGCTATGCAACACTAGATATTGTCGAATGCTTATTATTCAAATTTGTTCTATCATCTTTATATTACCAGCTTAACTAACATACCTCTCCTTGACTTCTTCATTAGGTTTTGAGTTGATAGATTTCAATGGATTTTCCTGTGGATCCAATCATGATGTATAAGTACAAAGCCGAACTGTTTCTTAAGGAATACTTGCTAGCAGATTCATATGTTCTGTATGCTGCTGTGCTTGGGGGGATCCTGATGTGCAAGTTGGTACTGTAATTTACTTGAACTTTGTTTGTCAAAATTTATGATCAGTCCTCATGTGCATTAACATAGTAAGATAAGAGCATGATATACACAGAACCTCATATATCTCTGCTCTGTTTGTTTTCATTGGAACTTTTTTTCAAGTGTTattaagccttttctttttcttggagaAGTTGTGCAAATCTTATTTTTCCTGTCTAATCCTGATTCACTACAAAGAGAACCATTGATGAGGCTTTATTAACTTTTTACTGTTTATGTGAAAGTTAGTGTTGGCAGAAAATGACTGAGCTAAGCTCTTGACAGTATTAGGACTTCTGTTTGATCTTAGCTATTTTCTTTCAGTTAGTCTCAATCAATGCTTATCTGAACTTAAATGAGAAGCACTTTAAAAGTACCATGTGATGTTTGAACTAACTCCTATCCCATTTGCAATGATTCTTTGAAAAGAGCACACACTACAGCATGATGATGGCTTTGTAGAATACGGATGATATCTTTGCATTAATTAGGTATTCAAGTAGAATGATGCTTAAATACGATGTAAGGCTATTGAGGACAACATTGCAAAACTCCAAAAAGAAGTGAAATTATAAGAGCTTGTGGGAAGGGTAAACCAAGTGATCGACGATACACAGACAAACAATAGCATATATAAGCTTAGAGATAATTCATCTGCACCACACCTGCTGCAGTGTTCCCAAATCTACCATATTTACAGAATCACTGAGGAGTTGGAATGACTCCTTAGAGCCAAGATACTATGCTAATACTGAGCATGATCCAACATTGCATATGCTGATTTTACATTCTTCGTTGGAACATTCCGATGATCCATATTCTAAAATATACCAAAATCCTGTCACTGTAATAATTTATTGACTATTTTTTGTTTCTACGAGTTCAGTCCTACGACATCACACACATGATCAGTGCTATCTACTTCAAAGGTTATGCTTCCCTTACAAATATTCGGAAGATTGAATGGAACAATAGGTACTACTAATATTACACTTCTATTTTCTGCAGCATCCTCTGTTTATTTTAAGTTTCTGATGATACTTGCTCTGATTTTTTTCTGCTCCAGGGGAATGTCCACTGTCCATGCAATATTCATTACAATTATGTCAGTATATCTAGTCTTCTTGTCAGGTTTGTTCTCTGATCGGCTGGATGGACCAGTAACATTTCGGAGTTCGCACCTCTCCAATTTTACATTAGGGGTATGCTGTTACTTTGCTGTCATGTGAAAGTAGGAAACTTTATTGTTTGATGTATACATGTTTTGCTCCCTTGCCTCATGAGTTGCATCTTATTTTTACCAGGTGTCTGTTGGGTACTTCATTGCAGATCTTGCCATGATATTTTGGTTTTACCCTTCCCTTGGTGGTATGGAGTATGTAAGTAAACAGACCACATCATAGTtcaccctcctcccctcccttgtTTTAACCTAGGCGTATTGCTCTAATTCAGCCCCTGTAGACTGCATGCTCTGCCTGTAACATTTACTCCTGGCATCCTTTGTCAGGTTTTCCACCACATTCTATCACTTGTTTGTGCTGTATATGCCATGCTATCTGGGGAAGGACAGTTATACACGTACATGGTTCTCATCTCTGAAACTACGACGCCAGGAATCAACCTACGATGGTCAGTGAATTTACGCAAAATATTTGTTGCATGCTATGATCTTTCAATACATCTAACCTGTCGTTCTACCTCTATTTCATCAAGGTTCCTTGATGTCGCTGGAAGAAAAAACTCCAAAGCATACCTTGTCAACGGAATTGCAATGTTTGTTACTTGGCTGGTAAGCACTTCGTGGTCACTTTCACTATGTCAGAGCAGATCCCATCACTAGTATACAACGAAGCTAACTTTAACTGGATGCCTTTTTTTCAGCATTATAAATATGATGTCCTTTTGTTATGTCTATTTATTGAATCTCATTGTATATGGGTGCGCTAATGTTGACGCAACTGCCTTTACGCAGGTGGCTAGGATAATTCTGTTCCTCTACTTGTTCTATCACATCTTTATGAACTATGACCAGGTACTTGGTGGTTCTGATGAATTCAGTATACAAAATACTACCACCCATATATTTATCAGTCAATGCCTTCTTATTGACAGGTTAAGCAGATGGACACTGTTGCTTGTCTTCTGATATCTGTTGCCCCCACTGTACTATTCATAATGAATGTAATGTGGTTTTCCAAGATCTTAAGAGGTCTCAAGAAGACACTGGCCAAGCGGCATGTTGAGTAGGGGAACGTGTGCATTCATGTACAGTCTGCATACACGATATCCACTCATCTGTACATTCACGTACAGCTATGTACAGATTTGCACTATTCAGTAGGCATTAATGCAGCTACGCTGGTAATTCAGCTTTTCCCTTGTGATCCAGGCTGCTCAACCTGTTTTCTGGATGCTCTCTTGATATTTTTGGCTATAAATGCGTGTGCCTCATATACTTTATTCCATTTGTAAGTTCAGTGCTTTTATATTTCAAAACCTAGGTTTATGCCATCGCTTCAATTCCACTTTTGATTTTTGAGAACCATCATTTACCCCTGTTGTAGTCACGTTTTTGCCCTTTCTTATTACCATCCACTTTGATAATCATGGACAAGAAAGCGTAATGAACTCGGTaccttcttttttcttcatttaAGTTTACCCCCATTATTCTGGAGACTGTTACTTTAGTTTCCTTGTTAGTCGGGATTGGTTAAATATACAgcaaattgatatgaggttcgACATGAATTAAGGCTTAAGTTCCTGAACACGTCTAAGCTGGAGATATAAAAAACAGAAACCAAGAAAGCTTTTGCAAAAGTTCACTAATGTGCATAATTTTCATGTATTACTCTTGTAATTATAGAGGCCATTTGTGGGATCCAGCATAGAAAGGACATACAGAAAGAAATAATCCTTGGATCCCAGAATAGAACTACATTTCTAGTACAATCAATAAATGCAAGTGTCTGTTGGATTAGCATTGCTCTCTATTAACAAGGACAAATGGATGGCGATAAAGGTTGAAGGTGTCAGAAGTTATTCAAAATACCATGATCCCTCCTAGATACCAGCTAATGAGATGCTTGGAAAGTGACCCTCCTGACATCAAAAGTAGTCCCTTTATGTTTGTTATGTTGGCCATACAAGGCAAAACCTGCTACCAACACTGAAATAGATATTCTAGCACAGCATGACTTTTAATAGCATAATATGGATGCATTTCATATTACTTGCATTATTAATTGCAAATTAGATGCTTTTATTGATGTAAACAGCTTTCTAAGGCTTATAAATACTCCTAATTCTCTTCTCCTGCTCATACTATCACACAATATGCATCCTTTCATTCACATATACATCATTCTTCTTTGCATCATATCCAGCTTCTTCAATTCCCAGGCAACAGATACCAAACCCCGGAGCCAGAGCAGCCTTGTCCTTGGCCTTAGCCATGTCAGGTCTCTGTATACTCCATCCATGACACTACTGAACTCCACAAAATATGACTTCTTGGACATCGTAGAACCAGTAACAGCATACACAGATGGCTACTTGCTGTCCCTGAACCTTGGCACACCCCCACAGGTCTTCCAAGTGTACCTGGACACGGGGAGTGACCTCACCTGGGTCCCCTGTGGCACCAGCAGTTACCAGTGCATGGAGTGTGGCGATCAGCATAGCTCCTCTAAGCCAACCCCAATGTTCTTGCCGTCTCAATCCTCGTCGAACACATGGGACCTCTGCGGCAGCCGCTTCTGCGTCGACGTCCACAGCTCCGACAACAGGTTTGATCCTTGCGCAGCGGTGGGATGCGCCATCCCTGCCTTCACCAGTGGTCTCTGCCCCAGACCTTGCCCTCCTTTCTCCTACACTTACGGCGGTGGAGCACTGGTCCTGGGGTCCCTTGCAAGGGACTCTGTAACGCTCCATGGAAGCATACATGGCATTGATCCTCTGTCACCTGTGGAGTTCCCAGGCTTCAGCTTCGGCTGTGTGGGCAGCTCCATCAGGGAGCCGATCGGCATTGCCGGGTTCGGCAAGGGCACGCTGTCCCTGCCCTCCCAGCTAGGGTTCCTGGGCAAGGGCTTCTCCCACTGCTTCCTCGGCTTCCGGTTCGCGAGGAACCCCAACTTCACCAGCCCTCTGGTGATGGGCGACCTAGCGCTGTCGTcggcgaccgacgacggcggcttcATCTTCACCCCGATGCTGAAGAGCGTCACCTACCCAAACTTCTACTACATCGGCCTGGAGGGCGTCAGCTTCGGAGCCGATGGCGGCTCTGCTTCCACCATGGCCGCTGCTCCCCCGAGCTTGAGCGGCGTCGACTCCCAAGGCAACGGCGGTGTGCTCGTCGACACCGGGACGACGTACACCCACCTCCCGGACCCGTTCTACGCGTCGCTCCTGGCGTCCCTCGCCGCGGTCGTGCCGTACGGGAGGTCGCGCGACATGGAGGCGCGCACGGGGTTCGACCTCTGCTTCAGGGTCCCCTGCACGCGCGCGCCGTGCGCGGCGGAGGACGACGAGCTGCCGCCGATCagcctccacctcgccggcggcggcaggctgaCGCTGCCCAAGCTGAGCAGCTACTACCCGGTGACCGCGGTCAGGGACTCCGTCGTGGTGAAGTGCCTGCTGTTCCAGAggatggacgacgacggcggtgatgccggcggcggcggcgcgagcgggcCGGGAGCGGTGCTTGGGAGCTTCCAGATGCAGAACGTGGAGGTGGTGTACGATCTGGTGGCGGGGCGGGTGGGGTTCTTGCCGAGGGACTGTGCCCTCCGCGCCTAGTGGTGCTGCCACTTGGGTTGGTGCACTTTGTGGCATCTTTTtcgtgcacgatatgatcgaaGTGTGTGTCGCGGTCGCAGGTGTTGTTTGTCATCTGTTGATCTGAGTTGGCCCGTACGGCGGGCGTGCGAGGCTCAAGCGGCCGGCCGTACTGAGTCACTAGGAATTGGGGACTTCATGATGACGTGAAAGCAACTGGTGTTGAATGGAAAATTGGTGCCTTTTGATTCAGATGCGAGATTAAAGGCGCTTTGTGTGATTGAGGTATGGTAAAGCTTGTGCGCGCTTTTCGATTCAAGTGTTGCCTCTGATCAGGTTATTGTATCCCTTGCTTTACAAAGTGTTAGGTGGTGATCGGTAGAGACAGGCCGTGACTGTAATACAGTAACCTTTTGAAGACGTAGCAAGCAACTCGTCGTTGTAGTATAGTGGTGAGTATTCCTGACACCGGTTcgatccccggcaacggcgcAAGTTCTTTTTTCTATTTGATATCACGCAAGAGCTGAAACGAGCTCGTCCATCGCAACTTCGCAAGGGCGTCGCTGCAAGCCCTAGCTAACTGGATAACAGAGCTATTCCTTTTCATACCCAACTCATTGGCAGTTGTTCCCCATTTATCTAAGAACACCATGGTATTTATTACAAATTGGAACTGAATCACAGTAGTTTTGTAGTATAACAATATGTATGATTTCATAACCTCTTCTTTCGAGAGCTCATAGATCATTTGCTAAACTCTAGCCTTAGTCCTTTTTTTAGGTGAAATGCTTTTGCTAGTTTCATAGCTTAGGTACCAATAGTTCGCGAGAAAACCATTCGATCATTCCAAAAGAAAACGAGATGAGTTCTTGTTGCGAAAGATCCCTTAATTATTGCTTGAACATCACTTCGGCTTTTCATACTAATGTTGCATTGTGCTCGCTCCAACTCGTTAGTCTTAGCAAGCTAAGCCTAGTTAACTTGGTATAGCCATCCGTACATGTGCTCCTGATGATTGTTAACATTTGGCAAGCTCACTTCAACTCGTTAGGCTTAATTAACAAGCTGAGGCAGGCTAACTGGTTGTGTCTGAACGACGAAACCGGGAATGCGCAATAGCAGGATGCCAGGATGCATCGTCTACGTGGTGGCCTGTCGAGTTCTGCCGCATTCATCTTTCCATCACCGAGTCCGTCGACCGTCCAACTTCTTTGGGAAATGGAAAGTGTGTTATTATATTCAAAAGAAAACTTGACATAGAGGTCGTTGTAGTATAGTGGTGAGTATTCCCGCCTGTCACGCGGGTGACCCGGGTTcgatccccggcaacggcgctttatttttttttggctaaTCGTCTGGGTACCGGCGGCGCCTCCTTCCACTGGTAACCCATCATTTTTTGCGTCCGGGAATTAGCTCAGCGTCACCGCCAGCTCCCGCGCCGCTGGAGGGCCTGAACGGCTGGGCGCCCAGTGTGGCCATGGTATCGTTAGGCCCAAATCAGGTCAACCGCGGAGTTGTTGCCATCCTATCCTATCGTTAGGCCTTTAGCTAATCATCGGTAGCGGTGGTTGTTCTCTATCGTTCCAAGTACGATTCTGGAGTGGAGCAACCGATCCTGGAGTAGTTGCATAGCACAAGCGTTTCTTGATTTCCTCAAGTAACGGACTGGTTCAATTTATTCATCAACTTCTGCACTGCATATTCATTCAGGGCGACACTGTCCTCACCTGGCTCCGTTCCACTGTTTCTTTCTACTATGCACGAATGTAGCTCTCTACCATCGACACAGTCCTTTTCATGTTTGATTAGAACATCAATGATTTTTGCACTTACTGACTTGCATCCACGTAAGTCAGCACCTTGGGGACTCTCTCGAGGTTGTGGTGTCTGTAATTCTCTTCCTTTTAATAAAATATGTGCTTAGGTCCGTTCTCGAAAAAAGACTTACATCCATGTACATCAGCAGGTTCTGGTTGAAAGTTGAGACTGCTCTGGAAACAGTTTGTGTGGGATCAGACATTCATTTGATGGACATATACCTAGATGGAACTGTGTTACAAATTCGTCTACTAATTCATTTATAAATTATACATAGAGAAGAATACGCTGCCTGTCACAACATGGGAAACATGCCACACAGGGATGAGCCTCATCACCGATCATGGATTCCTGTCAGCGGGAAGTCAATCCGGCACACAAAAACAAAAGCAGCTCTACCCTATGCAATCAGCAAGTTTTCCCTCCCCGTACTATACCCATCTTCAAAATGTGTGCTTTTTCGCGTTCGCTTTCTACTGAAGATTTTTGTGTAGAAACCTAGCATCTAAGTCGTTGTAGTATAGTGGTGAGTATTCCCGCCTGTCACGCACGTTACAATGGCGCATATAAAAAccatttttttctcttccaaAATACTGAAACACAAAATCTATTCGGCTGTCATATGCAGAAAAATTTCAGCTTCAGCGCTGAGAAATGTATAATGGACAGAGTTCAAGAAATCATGGTACAGTTTCAATTCACAAATTATACACCTTTGGAGTTACTGCCTATAGATCACAAGACAAGCGTCACGATTTTGACAATAGTGCATCTCGTTGTGCTATCCCGGTCTCCAAACCAACTAACGGTCTAACACCTTGTACGCTAGCTAGCTCATCCTTTTCTCCTATGTAGTCCGAGCAGAGACATCGCCCTTTCCTATGTGATGCCAATTATATTCTATGTGAATCAGGCAGCTAATCTGATATATGGCTATCTAAAGTTGTCATGGCGCAGTTTCTGTAGAGTTTGAATACAATGGTGAAAAAAATGATGGCACGAACTGATCATCCCATTTGCGCCAGCCTGGATAAACACGCCATGGACTGATCAGCCTATTAGTTGTATACCGCAGATCACACTGCATAGATGATTATCTTCACTTCAACGAGGCTTCTGAGCCTTTGCCCGAGATGCATTCTTCCTCATTGTCCAGAATGCTGCACGGTATCGATTCTGCAACTCGATTGAGGTACGAATAAGATTTTGGTTGACATATCACATTAAAACAAGTGGCTCATGGACATTCACAGTAAATTGGCAGGGATTGGAAC
This sequence is a window from Setaria italica strain Yugu1 chromosome III, Setaria_italica_v2.0, whole genome shotgun sequence. Protein-coding genes within it:
- the LOC101762951 gene encoding transmembrane protein 56 isoform X1, with amino-acid sequence MDFPVDPIMMYKYKAELFLKEYLLADSYVLYAAVLGGILMCKLSYDITHMISAIYFKGYASLTNIRKIEWNNRGMSTVHAIFITIMSVYLVFLSGLFSDRLDGPVTFRSSHLSNFTLGVSVGYFIADLAMIFWFYPSLGGMEYVFHHILSLVCAVYAMLSGEGQLYTYMVLISETTTPGINLRWFLDVAGRKNSKAYLVNGIAMFVTWLVARIILFLYLFYHIFMNYDQVKQMDTVACLLISVAPTVLFIMNVMWFSKILRGLKKTLAKRHVE
- the LOC101762951 gene encoding transmembrane protein 56-B isoform X2 — encoded protein: MISAIYFKGYASLTNIRKIEWNNRGMSTVHAIFITIMSVYLVFLSGLFSDRLDGPVTFRSSHLSNFTLGVSVGYFIADLAMIFWFYPSLGGMEYVFHHILSLVCAVYAMLSGEGQLYTYMVLISETTTPGINLRWFLDVAGRKNSKAYLVNGIAMFVTWLVARIILFLYLFYHIFMNYDQVKQMDTVACLLISVAPTVLFIMNVMWFSKILRGLKKTLAKRHVE
- the LOC111256733 gene encoding probable aspartyl protease At4g16563 — translated: MTLLNSTKYDFLDIVEPVTAYTDGYLLSLNLGTPPQVFQVYLDTGSDLTWVPCGTSSYQCMECGDQHSSSKPTPMFLPSQSSSNTWDLCGSRFCVDVHSSDNRFDPCAAVGCAIPAFTSGLCPRPCPPFSYTYGGGALVLGSLARDSVTLHGSIHGIDPLSPVEFPGFSFGCVGSSIREPIGIAGFGKGTLSLPSQLGFLGKGFSHCFLGFRFARNPNFTSPLVMGDLALSSATDDGGFIFTPMLKSVTYPNFYYIGLEGVSFGADGGSASTMAAAPPSLSGVDSQGNGGVLVDTGTTYTHLPDPFYASLLASLAAVVPYGRSRDMEARTGFDLCFRVPCTRAPCAAEDDELPPISLHLAGGGRLTLPKLSSYYPVTAVRDSVVVKCLLFQRMDDDGGDAGGGGASGPGAVLGSFQMQNVEVVYDLVAGRVGFLPRDCALRA